The following coding sequences lie in one Heliangelus exortis chromosome 8, bHelExo1.hap1, whole genome shotgun sequence genomic window:
- the SELP gene encoding P-selectin isoform X4, whose protein sequence is MRAPGSRRRLCCLSIAAIAWGAVMQVEVGAWTYHYSDQGDYTWEQARNYCRTFFTDLVAIQNQEEIQHLNQSLPFHGRYYWIGIRKLGGTWTWVGTKKVLTKEAENWAAGEPNNRRSNQDCVEIYIKRQQESGKWNDEPCSRRKKALCYRASCQPFSCSQRGECLETIGSYRCECYPGFHGPECEDVVQCARLQPEGVHMNCSHPFGDFSYNSTCVFQCQEGFQQEGVSRLQCLASQQWSAETPTCTAITCPVLSAPDQGDLNCSQLHGDFAFGSTCAFSCQVGFELVGSETLECTATGTWSGDAPQCEAVKCSALAMPEMGHAACSHLHGDFAFGSTCAFSCQVGFELNGTETLECTATGTWSGDAPQCEAITCPVLSAPDQGDLNCSHLHGDFAFGSTCDFSCQVGFELKGTKSLECTATGTWNGDAPQCEAVKCSALAMPEMGHAACSHLHGDFAFGSTCAFSCQVGFELVGSETLECTATGTWSGDAPQCEAITCPVLSAPDQGDLNCSQLHRDFAFGSTCDFSCQVGFVLKGTESLECTATGTWSGDAPQCEAITCPVLSAPDQGDLNCSQLHRDFAFGSTCDFSCQVGFELKGTKSLECTATGTWTGSPPQCEAITCPVLSAPDQGDLNCSHLHGDFAFSSTCDFSCQVGFELVGSETRECTATGTWSGDAPHCRAISCPELDPPSRAELNCSHQHGNFTYNSLCTFSCEEGFVRMGAEVLRCAATGNWTRQPPVCAEDRAPFLKQVLASSSGTALALAGIVLSGTLIALLAKRLSTREEKKQLLNSTSDLGSPGIFTNAAYDANLSAWS, encoded by the exons GCGCCGTGATGCAAGTGGAGGTGGGTGCCTGGACCTACCACTACAGTGACCAAGGGGACTACACGTGGGAGCAGGCCAGGAACTACTGCAGGACTTTCTTCACAGACCTGGTGGCCATACAGAACCAGGAGGAGATCCAGCACCTCAACCAGAGCCTGCCCTTCCACGGGCGCTACTACTGGATCGGCATCCGCAAGCTGGGTGGCACCTGGACCTGGGTGGGCACCAAGAAGGTGCTGACCAAGGAGGCAGAGAACTGGGCAGCTGGGGAGCCCAACAACCGCCGCTCCAACCAGGATTGTGTGGAGATCTACATCAAGAGGCAGCAGGAATCAGGGAAGTGGAATGATGAGCCCTGCAGCCGGAGGAAAAAGGCGCTGTGCTACCGGG cctcctgccagcccttctcctgcagccagCGAGGAGAGTGCCTGGAGACCATCGGGAGCTACCGCTGCGAGTGCTACCCGGGCTTCCACGGCCCTGAGTGTGAGGATG TTGTGCAGTGTGCCAGGCTCCAGCCCGAGGGAGTGCACATGAACTGCAGCCATCCCTTTGGGGACTTCAGCTACAACTCCACCTGTGTGTTCCAGTGCCAGGAGGGCTTCCAGCAGGAAGGTGTAAGCAGGCTCCAGTGCCTGGCATCCCAGCAGTGGTCAGCAGAGACCCCCACCTGCACAG CCATCACCTGCCCTGTGCTCAGTGCTCCAGACCAGGGAGACCTGAACTGCTCCCAGCTCCATGGGGACTTTGCCTTTGGATCCACGTGTGCCTTCTCCTGCCAGGTGGGGTTTGAGCTGGTGGGCTCAGAGACCCTTGAGTGCACAGCCACAGGGACCTGGAGTGGGGATGCCCCACAGTGTGAAG CAGTCAAATGCTCAGCCCTGGCCATGCCTGAGATGGGCCATGCTGCCTGCTCCCACCTCCACGGGGACTTTGCCTTTGGCTCCACGTGTGCCTTCTCCTGCCAGGTGGGGTTTGAGCTGAACGGAACAGAGACCCTGGAGTGCACAGCCACAGGGACCTGGAGTGGGGATGCCCCACAGTGTGAAG CCATCACCTGCCCTGTGCTCAGTGCTCCAGACCAGGGAGACCTGAACTGCTCCCATCTCCATGGGGACTTTGCCTTTGGCTCCACGTGTGACTTCTCCTGCCAGGTGGGGTTTGAGCTGAAGGGGACAAAGAGCCTTGAGTGCACAGCCACGGGGACCTGGAATGGGGATGCCCCACAGTGTGAAG CAGTCAAATGCTCAGCCCTGGCCATGCCTGAGATGGGCCATGCTGCCTGCTCCCACCTCCACGGGGACTTTGCCTTTGGCTCCACGTGTGCCTTCTCCTGCCAGGTGGGGTTTGAGCTGGTGGGCTCAGAGACCCTGGAGTGCACAGCCACGGGGACCTGGAGTGGGGATGCCCCACAGTGTGAAG CCATCACCTGCCCTGTGCTCAGTGCTCCAGACCAGGGAGACCTGAActgctcccagctccacagGGACTTTGCCTTTGGATCCACGTGTGACTTCTCCTGCCAGGTGGGGTTTGTGTTGAAGGGGACAGAGAGCCTGGAGTGCACAGCCACAGGGACCTGGAGTGGGGATGCCCCACAGTGTGAAG CCATCACCTGCCCTGTGCTCAGTGCTCCAGACCAGGGAGACCTGAActgctcccagctccacagGGACTTTGCCTTTGGATCCACGTGTGACTTCTCCTGCCAGGTGGGGTTTGAGCTGAAGGGGACAAAGAGCCTGGAGTGCACAGCCACAGGGACCTGGACTGGGAGTCCCCCACAGTGTGAAG CCATCACCTGCCCTGTGCTCAGTGCTCCAGACCAGGGAGACCTGAACTGCTCCCATCTCCATGGGGACTTTGCCTTCAGCTCCACGTGTGACTTCTCCTGCCAGGTGGGGTTTGAGCTGGTGGGCTCAGAGACCCGTGAGTGCACAGCCACGGGGACCTGGAGTGGGGATGCCCCACATTGCAGAG ccatcagctgcccagagctggatccccccagcagagcagagctcaacTGCTCCCACCAGCATGGGAACTTCACCTACAACTCCCTGTGCACtttttcctgtgaggaagggtttgtcaggatgggagcagaggtgctgcGCTGTGCGGCCACGGGGAACTGGACCAGGCAGCCCCCAGTTTGTGCAG AGGACCGTGCTCCTTTCTTAAAGCAAGTCCTGGCTTCCAGCAGTGGCACAGCTCTGGCACTGGCTGGCATCGTGCTCTCAGGGACACTCATTGCCCTCCTGGCCAAGAGGCTCAGCACCAGAG AGGAGAAGAAGCAGCTCCTGAACTCCACCAG TGACCTGGGATCACCGGGCATCTTCACCAACGCAGCATACGATGCCAACCTCTCAG cctggtCGTGA
- the SELP gene encoding P-selectin isoform X3 → MRAPGSRRRLCCLSIAAIAWGAVMQVEVGAWTYHYSDQGDYTWEQARNYCRTFFTDLVAIQNQEEIQHLNQSLPFHGRYYWIGIRKLGGTWTWVGTKKVLTKEAENWAAGEPNNRRSNQDCVEIYIKRQQESGKWNDEPCSRRKKALCYRASCQPFSCSQRGECLETIGSYRCECYPGFHGPECEDVVQCARLQPEGVHMNCSHPFGDFSYNSTCVFQCQEGFQQEGVSRLQCLASQQWSAETPTCTAITCPVLSAPDQGDLNCSHLHGDFAFGSTCDFSCQVGFELKGTKSLECTATGTWNGDAPQCEAITCPVLSAPDQGDLNCSQLHRDFAFGSTCDFSCQVGFVLKGTESLECTATGTWSGDAPQCEAITCPVLSAPDQGDLNCSQLHRDFAFGSTCDFSCQVGFELKGTKSLECTATGTWTGSPPQCEAITCPVLSAPDQGDLNCSQIHGDFAFGSTCDFSCQVGFELVGSETLECTATGTWSGDAPQCEAITCPVLSAPDQGDLNCSHLHGDFAFSSTCDFSCQVGFELVGSETRECTATGTWSGDAPHCRAISCPELDPPSRAELNCSHQHGNFTYNSLCTFSCEEGFVRMGAEVLRCAATGNWTRQPPVCAEDRAPFLKQVLASSSGTALALAGIVLSGTLIALLAKRLSTREEKKQLLNSTSDLGSPGIFTNAAYDANLSAWS, encoded by the exons GCGCCGTGATGCAAGTGGAGGTGGGTGCCTGGACCTACCACTACAGTGACCAAGGGGACTACACGTGGGAGCAGGCCAGGAACTACTGCAGGACTTTCTTCACAGACCTGGTGGCCATACAGAACCAGGAGGAGATCCAGCACCTCAACCAGAGCCTGCCCTTCCACGGGCGCTACTACTGGATCGGCATCCGCAAGCTGGGTGGCACCTGGACCTGGGTGGGCACCAAGAAGGTGCTGACCAAGGAGGCAGAGAACTGGGCAGCTGGGGAGCCCAACAACCGCCGCTCCAACCAGGATTGTGTGGAGATCTACATCAAGAGGCAGCAGGAATCAGGGAAGTGGAATGATGAGCCCTGCAGCCGGAGGAAAAAGGCGCTGTGCTACCGGG cctcctgccagcccttctcctgcagccagCGAGGAGAGTGCCTGGAGACCATCGGGAGCTACCGCTGCGAGTGCTACCCGGGCTTCCACGGCCCTGAGTGTGAGGATG TTGTGCAGTGTGCCAGGCTCCAGCCCGAGGGAGTGCACATGAACTGCAGCCATCCCTTTGGGGACTTCAGCTACAACTCCACCTGTGTGTTCCAGTGCCAGGAGGGCTTCCAGCAGGAAGGTGTAAGCAGGCTCCAGTGCCTGGCATCCCAGCAGTGGTCAGCAGAGACCCCCACCTGCACAG CCATCACCTGCCCTGTGCTCAGTGCTCCAGACCAGGGAGACCTGAACTGCTCCCATCTCCATGGGGACTTTGCCTTTGGCTCCACGTGTGACTTCTCCTGCCAGGTGGGGTTTGAGCTGAAGGGGACAAAGAGCCTTGAGTGCACAGCCACGGGGACCTGGAATGGGGATGCCCCACAGTGTGAAG CCATCACCTGCCCTGTGCTCAGTGCTCCAGACCAGGGAGACCTGAActgctcccagctccacagGGACTTTGCCTTTGGATCCACGTGTGACTTCTCCTGCCAGGTGGGGTTTGTGTTGAAGGGGACAGAGAGCCTGGAGTGCACAGCCACAGGGACCTGGAGTGGGGATGCCCCACAGTGTGAAG CCATCACCTGCCCTGTGCTCAGTGCTCCAGACCAGGGAGACCTGAActgctcccagctccacagGGACTTTGCCTTTGGATCCACGTGTGACTTCTCCTGCCAGGTGGGGTTTGAGCTGAAGGGGACAAAGAGCCTGGAGTGCACAGCCACAGGGACCTGGACTGGGAGTCCCCCACAGTGTGAAG CCATCACCTGCCCTGTGCTCAGTGCTCCAGACCAGGGAGACCTGAACTGCTCCCAGATCCATGGGGACTTTGCCTTTGGCTCCACGTGTGACTTCTCCTGCCAGGTGGGGTTTGAGCTGGTGGGCTCAGAGACCCTGGAGTGCACAGCCACGGGGACCTGGAGTGGGGATGCCCCACAGTGTGAAG CCATCACCTGCCCTGTGCTCAGTGCTCCAGACCAGGGAGACCTGAACTGCTCCCATCTCCATGGGGACTTTGCCTTCAGCTCCACGTGTGACTTCTCCTGCCAGGTGGGGTTTGAGCTGGTGGGCTCAGAGACCCGTGAGTGCACAGCCACGGGGACCTGGAGTGGGGATGCCCCACATTGCAGAG ccatcagctgcccagagctggatccccccagcagagcagagctcaacTGCTCCCACCAGCATGGGAACTTCACCTACAACTCCCTGTGCACtttttcctgtgaggaagggtttgtcaggatgggagcagaggtgctgcGCTGTGCGGCCACGGGGAACTGGACCAGGCAGCCCCCAGTTTGTGCAG AGGACCGTGCTCCTTTCTTAAAGCAAGTCCTGGCTTCCAGCAGTGGCACAGCTCTGGCACTGGCTGGCATCGTGCTCTCAGGGACACTCATTGCCCTCCTGGCCAAGAGGCTCAGCACCAGAG AGGAGAAGAAGCAGCTCCTGAACTCCACCAG TGACCTGGGATCACCGGGCATCTTCACCAACGCAGCATACGATGCCAACCTCTCAG cctggtCGTGA
- the SELP gene encoding P-selectin isoform X1, with amino-acid sequence MRAPGSRRRLCCLSIAAIAWGAVMQVEVGAWTYHYSDQGDYTWEQARNYCRTFFTDLVAIQNQEEIQHLNQSLPFHGRYYWIGIRKLGGTWTWVGTKKVLTKEAENWAAGEPNNRRSNQDCVEIYIKRQQESGKWNDEPCSRRKKALCYRASCQPFSCSQRGECLETIGSYRCECYPGFHGPECEDVVQCARLQPEGVHMNCSHPFGDFSYNSTCVFQCQEGFQQEGVSRLQCLASQQWSAETPTCTAITCPVLSAPDQGDLNCSQLHGDFAFGSTCAFSCQVGFELVGSETLECTATGTWSGDAPQCEAITCPVLSAPDQGDLNCSHLHGDFAFGSTCDFSCQVGFELKGTKSLECTATGTWNGDAPQCEAITCPVLSAPDQGDLNCSQLHRDFAFGSTCDFSCQVGFVLKGTESLECTATGTWSGDAPQCEAITCPVLSAPDQGDLNCSQLHRDFAFGSTCDFSCQVGFELKGTKSLECTATGTWTGSPPQCEAITCPVLSAPDQGDLNCSQIHGDFAFGSTCDFSCQVGFELVGSETLECTATGTWSGDAPQCEAITCPVLSAPDQGDLNCSHLHGDFAFSSTCDFSCQVGFELVGSETRECTATGTWSGDAPHCRAISCPELDPPSRAELNCSHQHGNFTYNSLCTFSCEEGFVRMGAEVLRCAATGNWTRQPPVCAEDRAPFLKQVLASSSGTALALAGIVLSGTLIALLAKRLSTREEKKQLLNSTSDLGSPGIFTNAAYDANLSAWS; translated from the exons GCGCCGTGATGCAAGTGGAGGTGGGTGCCTGGACCTACCACTACAGTGACCAAGGGGACTACACGTGGGAGCAGGCCAGGAACTACTGCAGGACTTTCTTCACAGACCTGGTGGCCATACAGAACCAGGAGGAGATCCAGCACCTCAACCAGAGCCTGCCCTTCCACGGGCGCTACTACTGGATCGGCATCCGCAAGCTGGGTGGCACCTGGACCTGGGTGGGCACCAAGAAGGTGCTGACCAAGGAGGCAGAGAACTGGGCAGCTGGGGAGCCCAACAACCGCCGCTCCAACCAGGATTGTGTGGAGATCTACATCAAGAGGCAGCAGGAATCAGGGAAGTGGAATGATGAGCCCTGCAGCCGGAGGAAAAAGGCGCTGTGCTACCGGG cctcctgccagcccttctcctgcagccagCGAGGAGAGTGCCTGGAGACCATCGGGAGCTACCGCTGCGAGTGCTACCCGGGCTTCCACGGCCCTGAGTGTGAGGATG TTGTGCAGTGTGCCAGGCTCCAGCCCGAGGGAGTGCACATGAACTGCAGCCATCCCTTTGGGGACTTCAGCTACAACTCCACCTGTGTGTTCCAGTGCCAGGAGGGCTTCCAGCAGGAAGGTGTAAGCAGGCTCCAGTGCCTGGCATCCCAGCAGTGGTCAGCAGAGACCCCCACCTGCACAG CCATCACCTGCCCTGTGCTCAGTGCTCCAGACCAGGGAGACCTGAACTGCTCCCAGCTCCATGGGGACTTTGCCTTTGGATCCACGTGTGCCTTCTCCTGCCAGGTGGGGTTTGAGCTGGTGGGCTCAGAGACCCTTGAGTGCACAGCCACAGGGACCTGGAGTGGGGATGCCCCACAGTGTGAAG CCATCACCTGCCCTGTGCTCAGTGCTCCAGACCAGGGAGACCTGAACTGCTCCCATCTCCATGGGGACTTTGCCTTTGGCTCCACGTGTGACTTCTCCTGCCAGGTGGGGTTTGAGCTGAAGGGGACAAAGAGCCTTGAGTGCACAGCCACGGGGACCTGGAATGGGGATGCCCCACAGTGTGAAG CCATCACCTGCCCTGTGCTCAGTGCTCCAGACCAGGGAGACCTGAActgctcccagctccacagGGACTTTGCCTTTGGATCCACGTGTGACTTCTCCTGCCAGGTGGGGTTTGTGTTGAAGGGGACAGAGAGCCTGGAGTGCACAGCCACAGGGACCTGGAGTGGGGATGCCCCACAGTGTGAAG CCATCACCTGCCCTGTGCTCAGTGCTCCAGACCAGGGAGACCTGAActgctcccagctccacagGGACTTTGCCTTTGGATCCACGTGTGACTTCTCCTGCCAGGTGGGGTTTGAGCTGAAGGGGACAAAGAGCCTGGAGTGCACAGCCACAGGGACCTGGACTGGGAGTCCCCCACAGTGTGAAG CCATCACCTGCCCTGTGCTCAGTGCTCCAGACCAGGGAGACCTGAACTGCTCCCAGATCCATGGGGACTTTGCCTTTGGCTCCACGTGTGACTTCTCCTGCCAGGTGGGGTTTGAGCTGGTGGGCTCAGAGACCCTGGAGTGCACAGCCACGGGGACCTGGAGTGGGGATGCCCCACAGTGTGAAG CCATCACCTGCCCTGTGCTCAGTGCTCCAGACCAGGGAGACCTGAACTGCTCCCATCTCCATGGGGACTTTGCCTTCAGCTCCACGTGTGACTTCTCCTGCCAGGTGGGGTTTGAGCTGGTGGGCTCAGAGACCCGTGAGTGCACAGCCACGGGGACCTGGAGTGGGGATGCCCCACATTGCAGAG ccatcagctgcccagagctggatccccccagcagagcagagctcaacTGCTCCCACCAGCATGGGAACTTCACCTACAACTCCCTGTGCACtttttcctgtgaggaagggtttgtcaggatgggagcagaggtgctgcGCTGTGCGGCCACGGGGAACTGGACCAGGCAGCCCCCAGTTTGTGCAG AGGACCGTGCTCCTTTCTTAAAGCAAGTCCTGGCTTCCAGCAGTGGCACAGCTCTGGCACTGGCTGGCATCGTGCTCTCAGGGACACTCATTGCCCTCCTGGCCAAGAGGCTCAGCACCAGAG AGGAGAAGAAGCAGCTCCTGAACTCCACCAG TGACCTGGGATCACCGGGCATCTTCACCAACGCAGCATACGATGCCAACCTCTCAG cctggtCGTGA
- the SELP gene encoding P-selectin isoform X2 gives MQVEVGAWTYHYSDQGDYTWEQARNYCRTFFTDLVAIQNQEEIQHLNQSLPFHGRYYWIGIRKLGGTWTWVGTKKVLTKEAENWAAGEPNNRRSNQDCVEIYIKRQQESGKWNDEPCSRRKKALCYRASCQPFSCSQRGECLETIGSYRCECYPGFHGPECEDVVQCARLQPEGVHMNCSHPFGDFSYNSTCVFQCQEGFQQEGVSRLQCLASQQWSAETPTCTAITCPVLSAPDQGDLNCSQLHGDFAFGSTCAFSCQVGFELVGSETLECTATGTWSGDAPQCEAITCPVLSAPDQGDLNCSHLHGDFAFGSTCDFSCQVGFELKGTKSLECTATGTWNGDAPQCEAITCPVLSAPDQGDLNCSQLHRDFAFGSTCDFSCQVGFVLKGTESLECTATGTWSGDAPQCEAITCPVLSAPDQGDLNCSQLHRDFAFGSTCDFSCQVGFELKGTKSLECTATGTWTGSPPQCEAITCPVLSAPDQGDLNCSQIHGDFAFGSTCDFSCQVGFELVGSETLECTATGTWSGDAPQCEAITCPVLSAPDQGDLNCSHLHGDFAFSSTCDFSCQVGFELVGSETRECTATGTWSGDAPHCRAISCPELDPPSRAELNCSHQHGNFTYNSLCTFSCEEGFVRMGAEVLRCAATGNWTRQPPVCAEDRAPFLKQVLASSSGTALALAGIVLSGTLIALLAKRLSTREEKKQLLNSTSDLGSPGIFTNAAYDANLSAWS, from the exons ATGCAAGTGGAGGTGGGTGCCTGGACCTACCACTACAGTGACCAAGGGGACTACACGTGGGAGCAGGCCAGGAACTACTGCAGGACTTTCTTCACAGACCTGGTGGCCATACAGAACCAGGAGGAGATCCAGCACCTCAACCAGAGCCTGCCCTTCCACGGGCGCTACTACTGGATCGGCATCCGCAAGCTGGGTGGCACCTGGACCTGGGTGGGCACCAAGAAGGTGCTGACCAAGGAGGCAGAGAACTGGGCAGCTGGGGAGCCCAACAACCGCCGCTCCAACCAGGATTGTGTGGAGATCTACATCAAGAGGCAGCAGGAATCAGGGAAGTGGAATGATGAGCCCTGCAGCCGGAGGAAAAAGGCGCTGTGCTACCGGG cctcctgccagcccttctcctgcagccagCGAGGAGAGTGCCTGGAGACCATCGGGAGCTACCGCTGCGAGTGCTACCCGGGCTTCCACGGCCCTGAGTGTGAGGATG TTGTGCAGTGTGCCAGGCTCCAGCCCGAGGGAGTGCACATGAACTGCAGCCATCCCTTTGGGGACTTCAGCTACAACTCCACCTGTGTGTTCCAGTGCCAGGAGGGCTTCCAGCAGGAAGGTGTAAGCAGGCTCCAGTGCCTGGCATCCCAGCAGTGGTCAGCAGAGACCCCCACCTGCACAG CCATCACCTGCCCTGTGCTCAGTGCTCCAGACCAGGGAGACCTGAACTGCTCCCAGCTCCATGGGGACTTTGCCTTTGGATCCACGTGTGCCTTCTCCTGCCAGGTGGGGTTTGAGCTGGTGGGCTCAGAGACCCTTGAGTGCACAGCCACAGGGACCTGGAGTGGGGATGCCCCACAGTGTGAAG CCATCACCTGCCCTGTGCTCAGTGCTCCAGACCAGGGAGACCTGAACTGCTCCCATCTCCATGGGGACTTTGCCTTTGGCTCCACGTGTGACTTCTCCTGCCAGGTGGGGTTTGAGCTGAAGGGGACAAAGAGCCTTGAGTGCACAGCCACGGGGACCTGGAATGGGGATGCCCCACAGTGTGAAG CCATCACCTGCCCTGTGCTCAGTGCTCCAGACCAGGGAGACCTGAActgctcccagctccacagGGACTTTGCCTTTGGATCCACGTGTGACTTCTCCTGCCAGGTGGGGTTTGTGTTGAAGGGGACAGAGAGCCTGGAGTGCACAGCCACAGGGACCTGGAGTGGGGATGCCCCACAGTGTGAAG CCATCACCTGCCCTGTGCTCAGTGCTCCAGACCAGGGAGACCTGAActgctcccagctccacagGGACTTTGCCTTTGGATCCACGTGTGACTTCTCCTGCCAGGTGGGGTTTGAGCTGAAGGGGACAAAGAGCCTGGAGTGCACAGCCACAGGGACCTGGACTGGGAGTCCCCCACAGTGTGAAG CCATCACCTGCCCTGTGCTCAGTGCTCCAGACCAGGGAGACCTGAACTGCTCCCAGATCCATGGGGACTTTGCCTTTGGCTCCACGTGTGACTTCTCCTGCCAGGTGGGGTTTGAGCTGGTGGGCTCAGAGACCCTGGAGTGCACAGCCACGGGGACCTGGAGTGGGGATGCCCCACAGTGTGAAG CCATCACCTGCCCTGTGCTCAGTGCTCCAGACCAGGGAGACCTGAACTGCTCCCATCTCCATGGGGACTTTGCCTTCAGCTCCACGTGTGACTTCTCCTGCCAGGTGGGGTTTGAGCTGGTGGGCTCAGAGACCCGTGAGTGCACAGCCACGGGGACCTGGAGTGGGGATGCCCCACATTGCAGAG ccatcagctgcccagagctggatccccccagcagagcagagctcaacTGCTCCCACCAGCATGGGAACTTCACCTACAACTCCCTGTGCACtttttcctgtgaggaagggtttgtcaggatgggagcagaggtgctgcGCTGTGCGGCCACGGGGAACTGGACCAGGCAGCCCCCAGTTTGTGCAG AGGACCGTGCTCCTTTCTTAAAGCAAGTCCTGGCTTCCAGCAGTGGCACAGCTCTGGCACTGGCTGGCATCGTGCTCTCAGGGACACTCATTGCCCTCCTGGCCAAGAGGCTCAGCACCAGAG AGGAGAAGAAGCAGCTCCTGAACTCCACCAG TGACCTGGGATCACCGGGCATCTTCACCAACGCAGCATACGATGCCAACCTCTCAG cctggtCGTGA